A genome region from Opitutaceae bacterium includes the following:
- the trpS gene encoding tryptophan--tRNA ligase, whose product MPRTLTGIQPSGTLHIGNYFGAMRPAIDAQASGDCYYFIADYHSMTSLLDPAQRRRNTLDVALDWLACGLDPERCVFWRQSDVPEVTELTWIIGTLTPMGLLERAHSYKDKTAKGIAANFGLFAYPVLMAADILLYDTHRVPVGRDQKQHVEMTRDIAIKFNQTYGETLVIPEPVIRDDVAVVPGLDGQKMSKSYGNTIDIFGEEKATKKRIMGIVMDSRTPQEPKPDADRNVAIQLLKLVAPGEVSVETERRLREGGLGYGDLKKQLFEHIWSFFAPYRAKRAELAASMDYVEKILADGAARARATASGVLRRARKASGLE is encoded by the coding sequence ATGCCAAGAACGCTAACCGGTATCCAGCCCTCGGGCACCCTGCACATAGGCAATTACTTTGGCGCGATGCGCCCCGCGATCGACGCCCAGGCGAGCGGGGACTGCTACTATTTCATCGCGGACTATCATTCGATGACGTCGCTGCTTGACCCCGCTCAGCGTAGAAGGAACACACTGGATGTGGCGTTGGACTGGCTGGCCTGCGGGCTGGATCCGGAGCGCTGCGTCTTCTGGAGGCAGAGCGATGTGCCAGAAGTCACCGAGCTCACATGGATCATCGGTACGCTGACACCGATGGGGTTGCTCGAGCGTGCGCACAGCTACAAGGACAAGACCGCCAAGGGCATCGCTGCAAACTTCGGCCTCTTCGCGTATCCCGTGCTGATGGCCGCTGACATTCTGCTGTACGACACGCACCGCGTGCCGGTGGGACGTGACCAGAAGCAGCACGTTGAGATGACTCGCGACATCGCGATCAAGTTCAATCAGACCTACGGCGAAACACTGGTGATTCCGGAGCCGGTGATCCGCGACGACGTTGCGGTGGTGCCGGGGCTCGACGGTCAGAAAATGAGCAAGAGCTACGGAAACACGATCGACATTTTCGGCGAGGAGAAGGCCACGAAAAAACGCATAATGGGTATTGTGATGGATTCCCGCACGCCGCAGGAGCCCAAGCCGGACGCCGACCGCAATGTTGCGATTCAGCTCCTGAAACTTGTCGCCCCTGGCGAGGTGTCGGTGGAGACGGAGCGACGTCTCCGTGAAGGCGGATTGGGGTATGGTGACCTGAAGAAGCAGTTGTTCGAGCACATCTGGAGTTTCTTTGCCCCCTACCGGGCGAAACGTGCCGAACTCGCGGCCAGCATGGACTACGTCGAGAAAATCCTTGCGGATGGGGCGGCACGCGCGCGCGCCACCGCCAGCGGTGTCCTGCGGCGTGCGCGCAAGGCGAGCGGGCTGGAGTAG
- a CDS encoding UDP-N-acetylglucosamine diphosphorylase, giving the protein MNASVFFALPDSLSAFAEDFTSDALPWDWLKAIGPAAARASKSAARRTDLPPGVHVEGDVRIDPTVRLPAHATLIGPAWIGANTEIRPGAFVRGNVIVGSGCVLGNSCEFKNCLLLDGVQVPHFSYVGDSVLGNRTHLGAGVILSNLRLDQKPITLAIDGVVYQTGLRKFGAILGDGAEVGCNAVLNPGSVLGKRALVMPTVPFSGYLPANTIARIREAVVQIPRRD; this is encoded by the coding sequence ATGAACGCCTCCGTGTTTTTCGCCCTTCCGGATTCGCTGTCAGCCTTCGCGGAGGATTTCACGTCCGACGCCCTGCCTTGGGATTGGTTGAAGGCGATAGGGCCGGCCGCGGCGCGCGCTTCAAAGAGCGCTGCGCGACGGACGGATTTGCCGCCCGGGGTGCACGTGGAGGGGGATGTCCGTATCGATCCCACGGTCAGGCTGCCGGCGCATGCCACCTTGATCGGACCCGCCTGGATTGGTGCGAATACCGAGATCAGGCCGGGAGCGTTCGTACGGGGAAACGTCATTGTCGGCAGCGGCTGCGTCCTCGGAAACTCCTGTGAATTCAAGAACTGCCTGCTGCTCGATGGCGTGCAGGTGCCGCATTTCAGCTATGTGGGCGACTCCGTCCTTGGAAACAGGACGCATCTCGGCGCGGGAGTGATTCTTTCCAATCTGCGGCTCGACCAGAAGCCCATCACGCTGGCGATTGACGGGGTGGTCTATCAGACCGGGCTGCGCAAGTTCGGCGCAATTCTAGGCGATGGGGCGGAGGTGGGTTGCAACGCGGTGCTCAATCCTGGCTCTGTGCTGGGTAAGCGGGCGCTTGTCATGCCCACAGTGCCGTTTTCGGGCTATCTGCCAGCCAATACGATCGCCAGGATTCGTGAGGCGGTCGTGCAAATCCCCCGGCGCGATTGA
- a CDS encoding dihydrodipicolinate synthase family protein — protein sequence MNTIAEIREHLLEGHVIPALPLALDRRRRWTEQRQRAVMRYYLDAGVGGIAVGVHSTQFEIREEKHGLYRPILALASEQIDSWVPLRKQARIKIAGLCGLTPQASREAGIARELGYHAGLLSLGAWSEAAEKDIVRHCREVARSIPLVGFYLQPSVGGRLLSHRFWREFAEIPNVVAIKMAPFNRYQTLDVVRAVMASGRDDIALYTGNDDNIIVDLLTRFRFSGKERFIVGGLLGQWGVWTERAVAMLKDIKRARVKGKLDAVWLDRNAALTDANAAVFDAANRFAGCIPGIHEVLRRQGIFETIHCLNPHERLSPGQAAELDRVSKAHAWLVDDEFVAANLERWLA from the coding sequence ATGAACACGATTGCCGAAATCCGTGAACACCTTCTTGAAGGCCATGTCATTCCAGCGCTTCCCCTGGCGCTTGATCGCAGGCGCCGCTGGACGGAGCAACGCCAGCGCGCGGTCATGCGCTACTATCTGGATGCCGGCGTGGGTGGCATCGCGGTTGGCGTGCATTCCACGCAGTTTGAGATTCGCGAGGAAAAGCACGGGCTGTACCGCCCGATTCTTGCTCTTGCTTCCGAGCAGATTGATTCCTGGGTGCCTCTCCGCAAACAGGCGCGGATCAAGATTGCGGGACTGTGCGGGCTCACACCGCAGGCCAGCCGTGAGGCCGGCATTGCGCGCGAGCTGGGTTACCATGCCGGGCTTCTGAGTCTGGGAGCCTGGAGCGAGGCTGCGGAAAAGGACATCGTGAGGCACTGCCGGGAAGTGGCCAGGAGCATCCCGCTGGTGGGCTTCTATCTGCAGCCGTCCGTTGGAGGCCGCCTTCTCAGCCATCGATTCTGGAGGGAATTTGCAGAGATACCGAATGTCGTGGCAATCAAGATGGCGCCGTTCAACCGCTATCAAACGCTCGATGTGGTTCGTGCGGTGATGGCGTCTGGGAGGGACGACATCGCCTTGTACACCGGCAATGACGACAACATCATTGTCGATCTGCTCACCCGCTTTCGATTCTCGGGGAAGGAACGATTCATCGTGGGCGGGCTTCTCGGGCAGTGGGGTGTTTGGACAGAGAGGGCGGTCGCCATGCTGAAGGACATCAAGCGGGCGCGCGTCAAGGGAAAGCTCGATGCCGTGTGGCTCGATCGCAACGCGGCGCTCACCGATGCGAATGCCGCCGTGTTTGACGCCGCGAACCGCTTCGCCGGGTGCATACCGGGAATCCATGAAGTCCTGCGGCGCCAGGGCATTTTTGAAACGATCCACTGCTTGAATCCGCATGAGCGACTTTCGCCGGGACAGGCGGCCGAGCTGGATCGCGTCTCCAAGGCCCACGCCTGGCTGGTCGACGACGAATTTGTCGCGGCGAATCTGGAGCGTTGGCTGGCCTGA
- a CDS encoding NAD(P)-dependent oxidoreductase codes for MTAKNDFQPALPCRPEDADDFLSAPLESTIRLVAGLQGPVLVLGAGGKMGLHLCRMLQMASVAAGTNLKVIAVSRFSTLRDQDSFTATGIDVVSADLSVPEHVARLPDAPVVFFLAGVKFGTATSPELLEKMNVAMPRLVAERYRHARIIAFSTGCVYPFVEPASGGARESTPTDPVGEYAKSCLQREQAFVEASKRWGTKVALIRLNYSVEFRYGVLVDIAQKVRNREPVDVTMGYVNLIWQPDALNQIIQTISIAGSPAVPINITGSEILRVRDLAGRAGELLGLEPVVTGVEAPTAWLSNAGWSHQLFGAPKTSVESMQRWIAAWLANDGGTWGKPTGFQTRDGKF; via the coding sequence ATGACTGCCAAAAACGATTTCCAACCCGCCCTGCCGTGCCGCCCCGAGGATGCGGATGATTTTCTTTCCGCGCCATTGGAAAGCACAATCCGTTTGGTGGCGGGGCTTCAGGGACCGGTCCTGGTTCTGGGTGCCGGCGGAAAGATGGGACTGCATCTGTGCCGCATGCTGCAAATGGCGTCGGTTGCCGCAGGTACAAATCTGAAGGTAATCGCCGTTTCACGCTTCTCGACGCTTCGTGACCAGGACAGCTTCACCGCGACGGGGATTGACGTCGTGTCCGCCGACCTTTCCGTCCCCGAGCATGTTGCCCGCCTGCCGGACGCACCGGTGGTGTTTTTTCTGGCGGGGGTGAAGTTTGGGACGGCGACATCGCCCGAGCTCCTTGAAAAAATGAATGTCGCCATGCCCCGGCTCGTAGCCGAGCGCTACCGGCATGCGCGCATCATCGCGTTTTCCACGGGTTGCGTTTATCCCTTTGTTGAGCCCGCCTCGGGTGGAGCGAGGGAGTCCACGCCGACCGACCCGGTGGGGGAGTACGCGAAGTCCTGCCTCCAGCGCGAGCAGGCGTTTGTGGAAGCATCGAAACGCTGGGGGACGAAGGTTGCACTGATCCGGCTGAACTACTCGGTTGAATTTCGCTACGGGGTGCTTGTCGACATTGCGCAGAAGGTGAGAAACAGGGAACCCGTCGATGTGACGATGGGCTACGTGAACCTGATCTGGCAGCCGGATGCGCTGAACCAGATCATTCAAACGATCAGCATCGCCGGCAGTCCGGCCGTGCCCATCAACATCACGGGGTCGGAGATTCTGCGCGTGCGGGATCTTGCCGGGCGCGCCGGTGAACTGCTGGGTCTGGAGCCGGTGGTCACGGGAGTTGAGGCGCCCACAGCCTGGCTCAGCAATGCGGGGTGGTCCCACCAGCTGTTTGGCGCGCCCAAGACGTCGGTTGAAAGCATGCAACGCTGGATTGCGGCCTGGCTCGCCAATGACGGCGGGACTTGGGGCAAGCCAACCGGATTTCAGACGCGCGATGGGAAGTTTTGA
- a CDS encoding 3-deoxy-D-arabino-heptulosonate 7-phosphate synthase — MILPKNHKLTSEQLAEVTHIVEAFGCQIQPIIGAVRTIYAIVGDERDDLMITRLEGLSYVERIDKIQSPFKLMDKRSDLSSHKIRLGGVTLGEELLVVAGQCTIDPKNPTLLYETAAAVKEAGAHVLRGGVWKPRTNPYAFQGDAKSLDILMEAHRRTGLPVDAEVMDEKQLKLALDAGVHMLQVGARNALNYSLLRAIGRAVTDRPTVVLLKRSLHMGPLNEFLSAAEYIASFGNPNILLCPRGTAPTLDGYRNHPDESITPLLKERTWAPVVVDPSHSVGKAVYVPACALAAVAYGADGLCIEAHVQPTKGIGDDPKQALTPDVLAETIGQARQIWTLTHASRQEARV; from the coding sequence ATGATCCTTCCGAAGAACCACAAGCTGACCAGCGAGCAACTCGCCGAAGTGACCCACATCGTCGAGGCCTTTGGGTGCCAGATACAACCGATCATCGGGGCTGTTCGGACCATCTATGCGATTGTGGGCGATGAACGCGACGATCTCATGATCACCCGGCTCGAGGGGCTCAGCTACGTCGAGCGGATCGACAAGATCCAATCGCCGTTCAAGCTCATGGACAAGCGCTCGGACTTGTCCTCGCACAAGATCAGGCTCGGCGGCGTGACGCTCGGCGAGGAACTGCTCGTTGTGGCCGGGCAGTGCACGATCGATCCAAAGAATCCCACCCTGCTCTATGAAACCGCCGCCGCCGTGAAGGAGGCGGGCGCGCATGTGCTTCGCGGCGGAGTCTGGAAGCCGCGGACAAATCCGTATGCATTTCAAGGCGACGCCAAATCACTCGACATCCTGATGGAGGCCCACCGCCGCACCGGACTGCCGGTGGATGCGGAGGTGATGGATGAAAAGCAGCTCAAACTCGCCCTCGATGCCGGCGTGCACATGCTGCAGGTCGGCGCGCGCAACGCCCTCAATTATTCGCTCCTCCGCGCCATTGGCCGGGCGGTGACGGATCGCCCGACGGTCGTCCTTCTGAAGCGCAGCCTGCACATGGGGCCGCTCAATGAATTTCTTTCGGCGGCCGAGTACATCGCGTCATTCGGCAATCCCAACATACTGCTCTGCCCGAGGGGCACGGCGCCGACGCTGGATGGCTATCGCAATCACCCGGACGAGAGCATCACGCCGCTCCTGAAGGAGAGGACCTGGGCTCCCGTGGTGGTGGACCCCTCGCACTCGGTGGGCAAGGCCGTGTATGTGCCGGCATGCGCCCTCGCCGCGGTCGCCTATGGCGCGGACGGACTTTGCATTGAGGCCCACGTGCAACCGACGAAGGGAATCGGCGACGATCCCAAGCAGGCGCTCACTCCGGATGTTCTGGCGGAAACCATAGGCCAGGCCCGGCAGATCTGGACGCTGACGCACGCCTCAAGACAGGAGGCGCGCGTGTGA
- the ffh gene encoding signal recognition particle protein, translating into MFESLTEKLSHALRNLRGVGKLSEENMAEALKEVRTALLGADVHFKVAREFVERVQTKCMGQQVLVGVTPGQQIVKIIHDELVSLLGEGATALSGARPLKILMVGLHGSGKTTSTVKLARHLKKRGYRPLVAACDIHRPAAIDQLEILAKQEEVAFYCDRASRDVPAIGVAALNAARQLTADCIILDTAGRLQIDQDLIEEVKRLSAKVEPDEILLVADGALGQEAVNVAKTFHDALKLTGLVLTKLDGDARGGAALSIKAITGVPIKFIGTGEKPADFDTFYPDRLASRILGMGDVVSLVERAQETIDQKEAEKMAEKLRKADFTLEDFLAQMQQIKKLGSMESILKMMPGMNGVKLDGDAEKSMARTEAIIHSMTPQERRKPDILNGNRRLRIANGAGVKVVEVNQLMKQFQQMQKMMRMFKGGGDKKMMRQLQAMQGRGGMPRF; encoded by the coding sequence ATGTTCGAATCTCTCACCGAAAAACTTTCACACGCCCTCCGCAACCTTCGCGGGGTTGGCAAACTCAGCGAAGAAAACATGGCGGAGGCGCTCAAGGAAGTGCGCACTGCGCTGCTCGGCGCGGATGTTCATTTCAAGGTCGCTCGCGAGTTCGTCGAACGTGTCCAGACCAAGTGCATGGGCCAGCAGGTCCTCGTGGGTGTCACCCCAGGCCAGCAGATCGTCAAGATCATCCATGACGAACTTGTATCCCTTCTCGGCGAGGGCGCAACGGCCCTGTCGGGTGCGCGTCCGCTCAAGATCCTGATGGTGGGTCTGCACGGTTCGGGAAAAACAACCTCCACCGTCAAGCTGGCGAGGCACCTCAAGAAGCGCGGCTACCGGCCGCTCGTCGCGGCGTGCGACATCCATCGCCCTGCGGCGATTGACCAGCTTGAGATTCTCGCGAAGCAGGAGGAGGTCGCGTTCTATTGCGACCGCGCCTCGCGCGACGTGCCCGCCATCGGTGTTGCGGCGCTGAACGCGGCCCGTCAGCTCACGGCGGATTGCATCATCCTCGACACCGCCGGGCGGCTCCAGATCGACCAGGATTTGATCGAGGAGGTGAAGCGTCTGTCCGCGAAGGTCGAGCCGGATGAAATCCTGCTCGTTGCCGATGGCGCGCTCGGCCAGGAGGCGGTGAATGTGGCGAAGACGTTTCACGACGCGCTCAAGCTCACGGGGCTCGTGCTGACCAAGCTCGACGGCGACGCCCGCGGCGGCGCCGCGCTCTCGATCAAGGCGATCACGGGCGTGCCCATCAAGTTCATCGGCACTGGTGAAAAACCCGCGGACTTCGACACGTTTTACCCGGACCGCCTCGCCTCGCGCATCCTTGGCATGGGCGACGTGGTGTCGCTTGTCGAGCGCGCCCAGGAAACCATCGACCAGAAGGAGGCGGAGAAGATGGCGGAGAAGCTCCGCAAGGCTGACTTCACGCTCGAGGACTTCCTGGCCCAGATGCAGCAGATCAAGAAGCTCGGGTCGATGGAGAGCATCCTGAAGATGATGCCCGGTATGAACGGGGTGAAACTCGACGGCGATGCGGAGAAAAGCATGGCTCGGACCGAGGCCATCATCCATTCAATGACCCCGCAGGAGCGACGGAAGCCGGATATCTTGAATGGCAACCGCCGCCTGCGCATCGCCAATGGGGCCGGCGTGAAGGTCGTCGAGGTCAACCAACTCATGAAACAGTTTCAGCAGATGCAAAAAATGATGCGCATGTTCAAGGGTGGCGGCGACAAGAAGATGATGCGCCAGCTCCAGGCCATGCAGGGCCGCGGCGGCATGCCGCGCTTCTAA